The Leucobacter viscericola genome includes a window with the following:
- a CDS encoding hydantoinase B/oxoprolinase family protein, whose translation MSDTATAAAPATATSTPAPARQTALDPVTFEVLKNAFATSVDLMSEQILRTCYSFVIYSRDFSSALCDANGNTVMQGSGDIAVHVGTLHFQAKAVIEEFPDDIHPGDVFAINDPYRGGTHFNDVSFVRPIFSEGRIIAFAQNKGHWADIGGKVPGSFDVSAAEHFGEGLRITPIRVWSRGKFLHDVAQLLVANTRAPEQALGDLHAQSEATAVCEREVLRLVDRYGTSTVEMAMQETQDYVERTVRRRLADLPKGRWETVDYMDVDPGKSEGLVPIKIVMTLDGEGIHYNLEGSAEVVDTFLNSGYGTTFSAIYAGTKTFFPDVPLNSGFYAAVTADIGPEGTVVNAGWPYAVTGFCSGPYEKLMNGIFEIWSQIMPERAMACAFNLEYLLVGGRDARNEENPYFMWYDWMAGGWGGRSSKDGSNATAPVFGVGLAVQACEGQERLTPVLTTMHQIGTDSGGPGRFRGGCGVEKGGTLTDADASVMSYCCDRARSITWGIEGGLPSIPHGVWLNRDTADERFLGSIFSSVPVQPGDTFYRPSAGGGGFGDPLDRTPEEVLEDVIDEYVSVERAAEDYGVVVLAVDPELDQYEIDREATASKRAWIRANRASWLQADPAVVAEQYRAGEIGLLDVIRRHGVILDWGTGELFEETTQQHREQMSRRSAAHWAA comes from the coding sequence ATGAGTGACACCGCTACGGCTGCCGCCCCGGCAACCGCCACATCAACCCCGGCACCCGCGCGCCAGACCGCGCTCGACCCCGTGACATTTGAGGTGCTGAAGAACGCCTTTGCCACGAGCGTCGACCTGATGAGCGAGCAGATCCTGCGCACCTGCTACTCCTTTGTCATCTACTCGCGCGACTTCTCGTCAGCGCTCTGCGACGCAAACGGCAACACCGTCATGCAGGGTTCCGGCGACATCGCGGTGCACGTTGGCACGCTCCATTTTCAGGCGAAGGCCGTGATCGAGGAGTTTCCCGACGACATTCACCCCGGTGACGTGTTTGCGATCAACGATCCCTACCGCGGCGGCACGCACTTCAACGATGTCTCGTTTGTGCGGCCGATCTTCTCTGAGGGGCGCATCATCGCCTTCGCCCAGAATAAGGGCCACTGGGCCGATATCGGGGGCAAGGTGCCCGGATCGTTCGACGTCTCTGCAGCGGAGCACTTTGGTGAGGGGCTGCGGATCACCCCGATTCGCGTGTGGTCGCGGGGCAAGTTCTTGCACGACGTGGCACAGTTGCTCGTCGCAAACACGCGGGCTCCCGAGCAGGCGCTCGGCGACTTGCACGCGCAGTCAGAGGCGACCGCGGTGTGCGAGCGCGAGGTGCTGCGACTCGTTGACCGCTACGGCACCAGCACCGTTGAAATGGCGATGCAGGAGACGCAGGACTACGTCGAGCGCACGGTGCGTCGCCGCCTGGCTGACCTGCCCAAAGGTCGGTGGGAGACCGTCGACTACATGGATGTTGACCCCGGCAAGTCGGAGGGCCTTGTGCCCATCAAGATCGTGATGACGCTTGATGGCGAGGGGATCCACTACAACCTCGAGGGCAGCGCCGAGGTTGTCGATACCTTCTTGAACTCGGGGTACGGCACCACGTTCTCCGCGATCTACGCGGGCACCAAAACCTTCTTCCCTGACGTGCCGCTCAACTCGGGGTTTTATGCGGCGGTCACCGCTGACATTGGGCCCGAGGGTACGGTCGTGAACGCTGGCTGGCCGTACGCGGTGACTGGGTTCTGCTCGGGCCCGTACGAGAAGCTGATGAACGGCATCTTCGAGATCTGGTCGCAGATTATGCCCGAGCGCGCGATGGCGTGCGCGTTCAATCTCGAGTACCTGCTCGTTGGTGGTCGTGACGCGCGCAACGAAGAGAACCCGTACTTCATGTGGTACGACTGGATGGCCGGTGGGTGGGGTGGCCGCTCCTCAAAGGACGGCTCGAACGCAACGGCCCCCGTGTTTGGGGTGGGGCTCGCGGTGCAGGCGTGCGAGGGGCAAGAGCGGCTCACGCCCGTGCTCACCACGATGCACCAGATTGGCACTGACTCGGGTGGCCCGGGGCGGTTCCGCGGAGGGTGCGGGGTCGAAAAGGGTGGCACGCTCACCGACGCCGATGCCTCGGTGATGAGCTACTGCTGCGACCGGGCCCGCTCGATCACCTGGGGCATCGAGGGCGGTCTGCCGTCAATCCCGCACGGCGTGTGGCTCAACCGCGATACCGCAGACGAGCGGTTTTTGGGCTCCATCTTCTCCTCGGTGCCGGTGCAACCGGGCGACACGTTCTACCGTCCCTCTGCCGGGGGCGGGGGCTTCGGGGATCCGCTCGACCGCACCCCCGAGGAAGTGCTCGAAGACGTGATCGACGAGTACGTCTCGGTTGAGCGCGCCGCCGAAGACTACGGCGTGGTCGTCTTGGCGGTTGATCCCGAACTCGATCAGTATGAGATTGATCGCGAAGCCACGGCCTCGAAACGAGCCTGGATTCGGGCGAATCGGGCTTCGTGGCTGCAGGCCGATCCTGCTGTCGTCGCCGAGCAGTATCGCGCTGGCGAGATCGGTCTGCTCGATGTGATCCGGCGACACGGGGTCATTCTCGACTGGGGCACGGGTGAACTCTTCGAAGAGACAACCCAGCAGCACCGTGAACAAATGTCTCGCCGCTCAGCGGCGCACTGGGCGGCCTAA
- a CDS encoding hydantoinase/oxoprolinase family protein translates to MSSVRVAVDVGGTFTDVCIFDDETKQMRVTKVPSTPHDPMIAVMNGVERGNIDLNEVSLFSHGTTVATNALITRNFPVAALVTTRGFRDVLEIRDGTKDDLWDAYNDVSEPYIRRRDRFEVTERIDYSGNTVQPLDEDEARSLAALLKRRGVKTIAVCFLNSYANPAHETRMREILEEVIPDATVSTSAEILPEIFEYPRFNTAVANAVLAPLVSGYVNRLAGRLREGGYGGDLLLLHSGGGSMTPRLVEKFPVRLAASGIAAGAISAKHIAQQCGYDNAVSLDMGGTSTDIALVAGGELRVSQEWQVEYGHPIIFPSIEVLTIGAGGGSLAHIDIAGSLRNGPQSAGADPGPACYNTGGDQPTNTDANVVLGRLGTSLAGGVKQLSSALAESAIRRVIAEPLGMGLEVAAHAVVSVANANMADAVRLVSIRRGYDPRDFALLAFGGAGALHGADVARELGIPTVVVPPSPGVTSAMGCLLVDIQHDFAQMHTGLASAADEEGIEQAFVSLESEAAARLRHEGVADENAVLQRKISMRYQGQWRSLQVPMGSGPGALEQAVRTFHEEYEREFAFRQDDAPVEVYQLHLAAVGKIPKPSFRPAEIVPQTPGTPAERRPVYFGEDGWIDTPVYDRSELAAGTEFAGPAIINQLDSTTVVPPHTRAEIDEWLNIRMHLEEINR, encoded by the coding sequence ATGAGCAGTGTTCGTGTCGCGGTAGATGTTGGTGGAACGTTCACCGACGTCTGCATCTTTGACGATGAGACCAAACAGATGCGCGTCACGAAAGTGCCGTCCACTCCGCACGACCCGATGATCGCGGTGATGAACGGGGTCGAGCGTGGCAACATCGACCTGAACGAGGTGTCACTCTTTTCACACGGCACCACCGTCGCGACCAACGCGCTCATCACCCGCAACTTTCCGGTCGCCGCGCTCGTGACCACCCGCGGTTTTCGCGATGTGCTTGAGATTCGTGACGGCACCAAAGACGATCTCTGGGACGCCTACAACGACGTTTCGGAGCCGTACATTCGCCGCCGTGATCGCTTCGAGGTGACCGAGCGCATCGACTACAGCGGCAACACAGTGCAGCCGCTCGACGAAGACGAGGCGCGCTCGTTGGCCGCACTGCTGAAGCGCCGCGGTGTGAAGACCATCGCCGTCTGCTTCTTGAACTCGTACGCAAACCCCGCGCACGAGACGCGAATGCGCGAGATTCTCGAGGAGGTTATTCCAGACGCGACGGTCTCGACCTCGGCCGAGATTTTGCCCGAGATCTTCGAGTACCCGCGCTTCAACACCGCGGTCGCAAACGCGGTGCTCGCGCCGCTCGTGTCGGGGTACGTGAACCGGCTCGCCGGGCGCTTGCGCGAGGGAGGGTACGGCGGTGATCTGCTGCTGCTTCACTCGGGCGGCGGATCCATGACCCCTCGACTCGTGGAGAAGTTTCCGGTGCGGCTCGCTGCCTCCGGCATCGCGGCGGGCGCCATCTCGGCGAAACACATCGCGCAGCAGTGCGGCTACGACAACGCGGTCAGCCTCGATATGGGCGGCACGTCAACCGACATCGCGCTTGTCGCGGGCGGCGAGCTGCGGGTCTCGCAGGAGTGGCAGGTTGAGTACGGCCACCCGATCATCTTTCCCTCGATCGAGGTGCTCACAATTGGAGCGGGCGGCGGATCCCTCGCCCACATCGACATCGCCGGTTCGCTGCGCAACGGCCCGCAGTCAGCGGGCGCGGATCCTGGCCCCGCCTGCTACAACACCGGGGGTGACCAGCCAACCAACACCGACGCTAACGTGGTGCTTGGGCGCCTCGGCACCTCACTCGCGGGAGGCGTGAAACAGCTGAGCAGTGCGCTCGCCGAGTCGGCCATTCGCCGGGTGATTGCCGAGCCGCTCGGTATGGGTCTCGAAGTGGCTGCGCACGCGGTGGTCTCGGTGGCAAACGCGAACATGGCCGACGCGGTGCGACTGGTGTCGATTCGCCGCGGCTACGATCCCCGCGACTTCGCGCTGCTCGCGTTTGGTGGAGCCGGTGCGCTGCACGGTGCCGACGTGGCGCGAGAGCTTGGGATCCCGACCGTCGTTGTGCCGCCGAGCCCGGGGGTGACCTCGGCCATGGGGTGCCTGCTCGTCGACATTCAGCACGACTTTGCGCAGATGCACACGGGGCTGGCCTCAGCGGCCGACGAGGAAGGCATCGAGCAGGCCTTCGTTTCGCTCGAGAGTGAGGCGGCCGCGCGGCTGCGGCACGAGGGGGTCGCCGACGAAAACGCCGTGCTACAGCGCAAGATCTCAATGCGTTACCAGGGCCAGTGGCGGTCGCTGCAGGTTCCGATGGGATCGGGGCCGGGCGCGCTCGAACAGGCGGTGCGCACGTTCCACGAGGAGTACGAGCGAGAGTTCGCGTTCCGCCAAGACGATGCGCCGGTAGAGGTGTACCAGTTGCACCTCGCCGCCGTCGGCAAGATCCCCAAACCGTCCTTCCGGCCAGCGGAGATCGTTCCCCAGACGCCGGGCACCCCCGCAGAGCGGCGACCCGTGTACTTCGGTGAAGACGGCTGGATCGACACTCCCGTCTACGACCGGAGCGAACTAGCCGCCGGCACCGAGTTTGCCGGACCCGCAATTATCAACCAGCTCGATTCCACCACGGTCGTGCCCCCGCACACCCGCGCTGAGATCGACGAGTGGCTCAACATTCGCATGCACCTTGAGGAGATCAACCGATGA
- a CDS encoding PucR family transcriptional regulator encodes MLDTRDTHDTHAEIDHLQTALDITNTLISAVSSADPVRTLTSRISTLCRGTAIIYDFEGAVVASTGEAPTQLIWNEVAATNRRELSTEIGRWHVRTRRVALRDGVHVIALASRGLDTLDQLSELLLDTSERLLGAVHGIQYGASQRDRRDNEQLLASLHDGVLPSREHRFWSQLAQFRFPAYAPVRALEITPISAASAVDADIAHLVIHARSEDLPLLVMLHRVDMDSPATIAALVPATELSERWIAAVSRDFLVGSSAPFSALSGVPDGVREAETALGISRQWANSAELPSEIGAVFIDRIDLSTWLLSHVDARQLSDRIDRTLAKVGSAQLRETLITYLAAEQNITLTAEALFVHPNTVRYRLSKVEEALGSSITSPFAVANLILALYPDLIGRSAELRRDRPES; translated from the coding sequence GTGCTCGACACCCGCGATACACACGACACGCACGCAGAAATCGATCACCTGCAGACCGCACTCGACATCACAAACACCCTCATCTCGGCGGTTTCATCTGCGGATCCCGTGCGCACGCTTACCTCGCGCATCAGCACACTCTGCCGCGGCACCGCGATCATCTACGACTTCGAGGGAGCCGTCGTTGCGAGCACCGGGGAAGCCCCGACGCAGCTCATCTGGAACGAGGTTGCCGCCACAAATAGACGCGAGCTCAGCACCGAAATCGGCCGCTGGCACGTGCGCACGCGGCGCGTGGCCCTGCGTGATGGTGTCCACGTGATCGCGCTCGCCAGCCGCGGACTCGACACGCTCGACCAGCTCAGCGAGCTGTTGCTCGACACGTCAGAGCGACTGCTCGGGGCGGTTCACGGAATTCAGTACGGCGCTTCGCAGCGAGACCGACGTGACAACGAGCAGTTGCTCGCGAGCCTGCACGACGGTGTGCTCCCTTCGCGTGAACATCGATTCTGGAGCCAGCTCGCTCAGTTTCGCTTCCCGGCGTACGCGCCAGTACGCGCCCTAGAAATCACCCCGATCTCCGCGGCCTCGGCGGTCGATGCCGATATCGCGCACCTCGTTATCCACGCTCGCTCAGAGGATCTGCCGCTGCTCGTGATGCTCCACCGAGTCGACATGGACTCACCAGCAACAATTGCGGCCCTCGTCCCGGCGACAGAGCTCAGTGAGCGCTGGATTGCCGCGGTCTCCCGCGACTTTCTTGTTGGGTCATCCGCCCCTTTTTCGGCGTTGTCCGGTGTTCCAGACGGTGTGAGGGAGGCCGAAACCGCCCTGGGGATCTCGCGGCAGTGGGCCAACTCCGCAGAACTCCCGAGCGAGATCGGCGCGGTCTTCATTGACCGCATCGACCTCTCCACGTGGCTGCTCTCGCACGTTGATGCGCGCCAACTCAGCGATCGCATTGACCGCACACTCGCCAAGGTTGGCTCGGCTCAGCTGCGTGAGACACTCATCACCTACCTGGCGGCTGAGCAGAACATCACCCTCACGGCAGAGGCACTTTTCGTGCACCCCAACACCGTCCGATACCGCCTGAGCAAGGTCGAGGAGGCCCTCGGGTCTTCGATCACCTCACCCTTTGCGGTGGCGAACCTGATCCTCGCCCTCTACCCCGACCTCATCGGGCGCTCCGCAGAGCTCCGGCGCGATCGCCCTGAGAGCTAA
- a CDS encoding RNA polymerase sigma factor, translating into MTSDNQGYSEEFLDDQELLERHRSGDSAAFGLLFNKHRDRAYHYAFKYVNSEDRADDLVLEAFTRILETIRRGKGPTVSMGHYLASTIRNIAITNGANDRAETPSDPHELAERYEREQFEDSGSTAGWLAEAFNTLSARSQRVLWFRAIENLPSQQVAKEIGVSTSSASRIYQEAASELREHFVDVSVNASPDPACREFAPLLREMAEQKRRVRGKDLNQKLQDHLNSCPYCSIVATRLGASDRVLLSLIFLAGLGALAADALRSTPASAATMLPVALKVALVAVPIISVAVIVGALFMPASSGDASVILGESGSESSNTLLRVGDCELAREPLDERTEAWRLSTEAKDCDVHIDYLGDEDRGRSTNATFMDTAQDSELRTREVNRPGQYAVTLTDGSKTVKATITVRARD; encoded by the coding sequence ATGACAAGCGACAATCAGGGGTATAGTGAGGAGTTTCTGGACGACCAGGAACTCCTGGAGCGACATCGCAGCGGGGACTCCGCCGCGTTTGGTCTGCTCTTCAACAAGCACCGGGATCGGGCGTACCACTATGCCTTCAAATATGTGAACAGCGAGGATCGGGCCGACGATCTGGTGCTCGAAGCGTTCACGCGAATCCTCGAGACCATTCGCCGCGGCAAGGGGCCCACGGTGTCGATGGGGCACTATCTCGCCTCGACGATCCGCAATATCGCGATCACCAATGGTGCGAACGATCGGGCTGAGACGCCAAGCGATCCGCACGAACTGGCTGAGCGTTACGAGCGTGAGCAGTTTGAGGATTCGGGCAGCACCGCCGGCTGGTTGGCGGAGGCCTTCAACACGCTGAGCGCCAGGTCGCAGCGGGTGCTGTGGTTTCGGGCGATTGAGAACTTACCCTCGCAGCAAGTCGCGAAGGAGATCGGGGTCAGCACCTCGTCTGCGAGTCGGATCTACCAGGAGGCAGCGAGCGAACTGCGCGAGCATTTTGTGGATGTTTCGGTGAACGCATCGCCCGATCCTGCCTGCCGAGAATTTGCGCCCCTGCTGCGCGAAATGGCCGAGCAGAAGCGGCGAGTGCGAGGCAAGGACCTGAACCAAAAACTGCAGGATCATCTCAACAGCTGCCCCTACTGCAGCATCGTCGCGACAAGGCTTGGCGCATCGGATCGGGTGCTGCTCTCGCTTATTTTTCTTGCGGGGTTGGGTGCACTTGCCGCAGACGCGCTGCGCAGCACTCCCGCTTCGGCCGCCACCATGTTGCCCGTGGCGCTGAAGGTTGCCCTTGTTGCGGTGCCAATTATCTCGGTGGCCGTGATCGTAGGCGCGCTGTTTATGCCCGCGAGCTCGGGCGATGCGAGTGTGATCCTGGGAGAGAGCGGATCCGAATCCTCGAACACCCTTCTCAGGGTTGGAGATTGCGAGCTTGCCCGAGAACCTCTCGACGAGCGCACTGAGGCCTGGCGTCTTTCAACCGAGGCCAAGGACTGCGATGTTCACATTGATTATTTGGGGGATGAGGATCGGGGACGCTCAACCAACGCCACCTTCATGGACACGGCACAAGATTCTGAGTTGCGTACCCGCGAGGTCAATCGCCCTGGGCAATACGCCGTGACGTTGACCGACGGTTCGAAAACGGTGAAAGCGACGATTACGGTGCGTGCTCGCGACTAG